The Gemmatimonas aurantiaca T-27 DNA segment GAGGTTCAGCGCCGCCGCATTCATCGTGAGGTCCAGCGTGAGCTGCTCTGTCCCCACCGTGATTCCCGAGCGAACCAGTCGTCGATACCCCAATCGGATGGCTTCAAGGCCATAGCTGCCCGCAGGCACATTCACAAAGGTGTATCGTCCATCAGCATTGGTGCGGGCTTCGAGACGCGTGGTGCCACGCGCCAGGAAGAGCTGCACCGACTGCAGGGGTTGTCCGGTAGCGGAATCAGAGACCGTACCGACAACGCGGCCGGCCGCTCCTTGCGCTGACAACGGCGCTGTGGTGCCACACAAGGCACCGAACAGCAACGCCGTCAGCACACGGGCCACGGCAGATCGAGAGACCATCAGTCCTCCAGGAGGCGGAATAAGGTGACGCTGTGTTCACCCCCGGTACGCCGCACGATCGGGAGCCGTTGACCGCGGCGTCATGGCGTCCGGCGGTCGGGCGGGAGTGAACGGCTAACCTATCCTGCACACGGGAGGAGGGAAAGCACACGAGGCGAGAAGAAGGCCGCGTGCACCGAAGCGGCGCGCACAGTGACGCCGCATGCGCCTGGGTTGTTGTCGCCGTGCCCCTGTTTCACTCCTGGCCTGCGCGATGACGTCGGTGCCGTGCTACCGCTTACGCAACGCCCGGCCGGCCAGCGCGCGGGTCAGCGATCCGTCGCGCACCGCCGCCTTTCCATTCACGAACACGAACCGCATGCCGGTGGCCAGTTTCGTGGGCTCCGTGTACGTGGCTTCGTCGCGAATGGTACGTGGATCGAACACGATCACATCGGCATACGCGCCTGGACGCAATGCCCCACGATCCGTGAGTCCATAGGTGCGTGCCACCTGACCCGATGATGCTTCCACCATGCGCGCCATCGTGATCACCGGCTTGTCGAGCACATAGCGGCGGATCTTGCGCGGAAATGTGCCGTACAGACGCGGGTGACCACTGGATCCGTCGGAGCTGGTCATCACGAAGGGATCACGCATGAACGTCTCGATATCGGATTCCGTCATGTTGAATGACGCCACACCCATGTCGAGCCCACGTTCAATGAGACCAAGCGCCGCATCCACCGCCGAACGCCCACTGCTGCGCGACACGTCACGCAGCGTCTTGCCGATGTACGGTGCCGAACCAACACCTCCGTTGATCAGCAGCAGTGTGCTGTCCCCACCACGGCGACGCAGGTTCTCTTCCATCTCCGTGAGAATGCGCGTCCGTGTGGCGCCATCGTTCGTGCGGGCAAGCAGAGAGTCACGTCCACCGGCTTGCACCCAGCGTGGCAACAGCGCCGCACTGAGGCCGGTGCCACTGGCCGTCCACGGGTACTGATCAGCCACCACCACACAACCGCGCTTGCGTGCCGCACCCATGATCGACAGCACGCTGTCGGCCTTGCCCCACACATCCACACCCAGTGCCTTGATGTGGCCGATGTTGGTGGTGAGTCCCGATTCGCAGCCGATGCGAATGGATTCCTGCACGGATGCAAACAGCCCGATGGTGTACGAGCTCTCGTCGCGCTGGTGCGTATCGTACACACCACCGAATGGTCGCGCCGCAGAGACCACAGCCAGCACTTCATCGGTGGTGGAATACGATTGTGGCGCATAAAAAAGACCGGAGCCCACCCCATAGGCCCCCTCTTCCATGCCTTTCACGATGAGCGCACGCATCGCGGTCACCTGTGCCGGTGTGGCCGGTGCCGATGACGCCCCCAGTACACGCCCCCGCACGGTGCCAAAACCCACGAGGGCATACGTGTTGGTGCCCAACCCGGCGCGCTCGGCAGAATCGAGCGCGATGCGCACATCGATGGGACCTCGACCATCGGCACCCAACACCACGGTGGTGACACCCTGCATGAGCGATGAAGCATTCTGCCGCGCCGTGGCATTGAGCCGAGGCAATCCTTCGTACGCGTGGGTGTGCGGATCGATGAATCCCGGTGCGACGATCAATCCTCGCGCATCGATGCGTTCCCGCGCGACGACCCCTCGAGGTACGGCGCCCACAAATCGGATGCGATCACCGCGCAGGCCAATGGCGGCTGTGCGTGCCGGCGCGCCGGTGCCGTCGTACACCTGACCGCCCGTGATGAGCACATCGACAGTGTCGGCCGTCTCCTGAGCCTGTGCCGCGCCGGCGAGGCAGAACAATCCGGCAAGACCCGTGCAACACGTGAAGAAGGCGCGGGCGAACAGGGAAACACGAGGCGAGATCATGAGGTGGGAATTGTGAAATCGTTCAGTAGTCGTTCAGCAATCGTTCAGTACTCGATGTGTGCAATGAGCGACCATCGTCATGACATGCCACGTCGCGTGAAGACCAGTGCTGCCGCCGCGAGATCTTCGAGGGCATGGCCCACGGACTTGAACATCGTGATCTGTTCGGCGTGCTGCCGGCCCGGATGCACGCCCTGCAAGACCTCGCGCAAGTCGGCCTGTAGATGATCGCGGCCAATCGTGCCATTGGCGAGAGGCTGGAGTACATCACCGGCTTCCCGCAGCGCTGCGTCGTAGTCATCCACCACGAGCACCGAGCGACGCACCGCCTCGTCGTCCACTTCGCGCATGGCTGGGGTAAACGCCCCCACGAGATCGACATGTGTGCCGGGTTGCAGCCATGCCCCCTGCACCACCGGCTCGGTGGCCGTGGTGGCACAACTGATGATCTGCGCGGCACGGCAGCCCTGCTCGAGCGAATCGATGACCTGTACTGTACGGGCGATATCGGGCGTCTCGCGCTGCCATTCGCTCCGCACGGTCTCGGCGAGCGCGTCGGCTCGATCCGGTCGTCGCCCCCAGATCAGCACCCGTCGGAGAGAGGGTCGCAGTGCCACATGGGCACGTGCCATCCAGGCGGCGAGGCGGCCGGTACCCACGACGAGCAAGGTGTCGGCTTCCGCCGGCGCCAACGCACGCGCGGCCACCGCCGACGTGGCCGCCGTACGGCGTACGGTGAGCGCCTCCCCATCGAGTAGCAGGCGTGGCGCACCCGTGAGCCGGTCGAGCAGGAGATAGCTGGCGTCCACGGTGTGCCCACCATGCCGGGGTGCGTCGGGCAGCACGGTCACCAGCTTGATGCCGATGTGCTCCGTATTCCAGGCCGGCATCAGTAACAGGATGTCACTGGTTGACCCGGTCGCCCCCGGTGCCACCAGCGGATGCGCGTGCCTCGTGGGAACCGCCGGTGGTGCGCGGAATGCGTCGCTCAGCGCCGTGGCCAAAAGCTCCCAATCGAGCAGGGCGTGGATCTGGTCAGCGGTGCACTGCGGCAGCAGCTTCCGGTCGGCAGAGGATTCGAGAGACATAGGCAGCAATTCTACATCCGCATCGACGTGAGGAGACGGGATGGAGCGTGTGGTTATTGTGGGTGGCGGCGTGATGGGCTCAGCGGTGGCCTGGTTTTTGGCTCACGACCATGGAATACGCGCCACGGTGCTGGAACGCGACGCGTCCTACACCTGGGCATCAAGCGCCCGCTCAGCCTGCGCCATCCGGCAGCAGTTTTCCACCGCCATCAATATCCGCGTCTCGCAATCGAGTCTCGCCTTCTATCGCGCCATCGGTGAGGCCCTGAAGGTTGGCGATGACCGACCGTCCATTGGTCTGGTGGAGCCGGGCTACTTGTATCTCGCGGCTACCGGCGATGGGGCGCTGCTCTTGCGTGAGCAACACGCGCTCCAGGCATCACACGATGTACACACGGCACTGCTCGACGCGCCGGCGCTTTCTGCCCGCTTCCCCTGGCTGCACACCGACGACGTCACACTCGGCTCGCTGGGTCTCTCCACGGCCACCAGCGGTGAAGGTTGGTTCGATGGCTATGCGGCCATGCAGGCATTCCGCCTGGCGGCCATCGCGGCGGGTGCGGAATTCGTAGAAGCGGAAGCAGACCAGTTCGAACGACGTGATGACGGGCATGGAGCTCATGTGCAGGCGGTGCGCTGCACCGATGGTCGCGTCTTCCCTGCCGATGCTGTGGTGATTGCGACGGGTGCGTGGTCGGGCCATGTGACCACTCGACTCGGGGCGCCATTGCCGGTGTTTGCCCGCAAGCGCGATGTGTTCGCCGTCGAAGCGGACATCGCGCTGCCTGACGCGCCACTGCTCATCGACCCGTCAGGCGTGTGGTTCCGTCCCGAGCAAGAGCACGGGCGCTTTCTCTGCGGTGCGCCGCCACGCATCGACGACAACGATGTGCCACTCGATCGAGTGGATCATGCGTTGTTCGAAGAGTTCATCTGGCCCGCTCTCGCGCATCGGGTGCCGGCGTTCGATGCGCTGCGTGTCACGGCGTCGTGGGCTGGCTACTACGAGATGAACGACTTCGACCACAACGGACTGGTGGGACGCATGCCGTCATTCGACAACGTGTACGCGGCGTGTGGATTCTCCGGTCACGGACTGCAGCAAGCACCGGCGGTCGGGCAAGGGCTCGCGGAACTGATCGCGACGGGGGCCTATCGATCCATCGATCTGGCACCATTCGGGATCGAGCGCATTGCTGAAGGACGGCCGTTGCTCGAACGCAATGTCATTTGATGCGTTGGTACGAGAACAGCAACTGCTTTGCCACGGATGACACGGAAACGCGCGGAAACTACACGGATACTGCGTGGTGCGCCGCTGTTCACTACAAACATCATCTGTCACTCAGCGAAGATGTTTGAATTGAAAGCGGTTCGATCCGTGTAGTTTCCGCGCGTTTCCGCGTCATCGGTGGCAAAGAAGTTCAGTGCAGTTCCCGCTGTTCGTATTTGAGCTTCGCGATCAGGCCCGGCGACGACGCGCCGCCAGCCCGACGGCTGCCAGACCAACCACCAGGAGCGTCACGGTCGACGGCTCCGGCACCACACTCGCGCGCGCGGATGCTGCATACAGACCGTCGCCGAAGATCTGCGCGGTATATCCGGCTCCATTCGGTCCACCCAGCGACAGGCTGTTGCCGTTGTTGGAATAGAGCTGCGAGACCCCGCCGAAAAGCCCGGCACCATAGGGTGCGGCGGACGACCAGGTGGAGGTGTTGTGAACACCACCGATGCCGTTGTATGAGGCGGCGGCCTGGATGCCAAAATGGCCAAGGAACGTGTTGAACGCCGCCGCCTCGTTGGCCGAGGACATGACACCAGTCCCCAGATTCACGAACACACTGCCACCGCCCAGGACATAGCTCTGTAGATCGGCCTGCAGTTGGGCATTGCTGCTTGCTGCGATCGTGCTCGCGTCGACAAAGACGGCGCTGTATCCGGTGAACACCGCCAGACTGGCGCCGGAATTGTTGTTGGTCGTGGAAAAGGTGTAACCGCCAGTGCTCAGGTCATTGCCAATGGCGGACGTTGGAAACCCGAAATTGCCGCTGGCGATCAGCACCGAACCGGAGGTGCCGCCCGTGAGCCATGAGGCCAGGTTGCGGGTGAACTGCGTCACGTTCCCCGCACCCGCCTGCGAGATGCCCGACTGGTCGAGTGTCCATTCGTCGTTGTTGACGAAAACGCGACCTTGCGCTTCGGCTGAGGAAAACGACGACACCAACAGCGTGAGGACGGCAGCACTGCGGAGGAACGTCGATCGGATCATGGAGGTGTCC contains these protein-coding regions:
- a CDS encoding N-acyl-D-amino-acid deacylase family protein, translating into MISPRVSLFARAFFTCCTGLAGLFCLAGAAQAQETADTVDVLITGGQVYDGTGAPARTAAIGLRGDRIRFVGAVPRGVVARERIDARGLIVAPGFIDPHTHAYEGLPRLNATARQNASSLMQGVTTVVLGADGRGPIDVRIALDSAERAGLGTNTYALVGFGTVRGRVLGASSAPATPAQVTAMRALIVKGMEEGAYGVGSGLFYAPQSYSTTDEVLAVVSAARPFGGVYDTHQRDESSYTIGLFASVQESIRIGCESGLTTNIGHIKALGVDVWGKADSVLSIMGAARKRGCVVVADQYPWTASGTGLSAALLPRWVQAGGRDSLLARTNDGATRTRILTEMEENLRRRGGDSTLLLINGGVGSAPYIGKTLRDVSRSSGRSAVDAALGLIERGLDMGVASFNMTESDIETFMRDPFVMTSSDGSSGHPRLYGTFPRKIRRYVLDKPVITMARMVEASSGQVARTYGLTDRGALRPGAYADVIVFDPRTIRDEATYTEPTKLATGMRFVFVNGKAAVRDGSLTRALAGRALRKR
- a CDS encoding ornithine cyclodeaminase family protein, with amino-acid sequence MSLESSADRKLLPQCTADQIHALLDWELLATALSDAFRAPPAVPTRHAHPLVAPGATGSTSDILLLMPAWNTEHIGIKLVTVLPDAPRHGGHTVDASYLLLDRLTGAPRLLLDGEALTVRRTAATSAVAARALAPAEADTLLVVGTGRLAAWMARAHVALRPSLRRVLIWGRRPDRADALAETVRSEWQRETPDIARTVQVIDSLEQGCRAAQIISCATTATEPVVQGAWLQPGTHVDLVGAFTPAMREVDDEAVRRSVLVVDDYDAALREAGDVLQPLANGTIGRDHLQADLREVLQGVHPGRQHAEQITMFKSVGHALEDLAAAALVFTRRGMS
- a CDS encoding NAD(P)/FAD-dependent oxidoreductase: MERVVIVGGGVMGSAVAWFLAHDHGIRATVLERDASYTWASSARSACAIRQQFSTAINIRVSQSSLAFYRAIGEALKVGDDRPSIGLVEPGYLYLAATGDGALLLREQHALQASHDVHTALLDAPALSARFPWLHTDDVTLGSLGLSTATSGEGWFDGYAAMQAFRLAAIAAGAEFVEAEADQFERRDDGHGAHVQAVRCTDGRVFPADAVVIATGAWSGHVTTRLGAPLPVFARKRDVFAVEADIALPDAPLLIDPSGVWFRPEQEHGRFLCGAPPRIDDNDVPLDRVDHALFEEFIWPALAHRVPAFDALRVTASWAGYYEMNDFDHNGLVGRMPSFDNVYAACGFSGHGLQQAPAVGQGLAELIATGAYRSIDLAPFGIERIAEGRPLLERNVI
- a CDS encoding PEP-CTERM sorting domain-containing protein, with the protein product MIRSTFLRSAAVLTLLVSSFSSAEAQGRVFVNNDEWTLDQSGISQAGAGNVTQFTRNLASWLTGGTSGSVLIASGNFGFPTSAIGNDLSTGGYTFSTTNNNSGASLAVFTGYSAVFVDASTIAASSNAQLQADLQSYVLGGGSVFVNLGTGVMSSANEAAAFNTFLGHFGIQAAASYNGIGGVHNTSTWSSAAPYGAGLFGGVSQLYSNNGNSLSLGGPNGAGYTAQIFGDGLYAASARASVVPEPSTVTLLVVGLAAVGLAARRRRA